A region from the Sandaracinus amylolyticus genome encodes:
- a CDS encoding 5'-nucleotidase C-terminal domain-containing protein gives MTLRARLRIVAVNDVYSLDHLPRLVSLVRHHATHDPADRMLVVVAGDFVAPSVLSSLDSGRGMVDCLRHVPITHAILGNHEDDIEVDQLRARLHELRATVLLSNVHGLDESFPKTEVLDVAGVRVGLVGVTSGEPSLYRRPPFGGARVDPANETARRLADELLASGCACVLPITHQRADQDRALARTTPPFPVILGGHEHDGLLERIGATWLAKAPSDAVRATVIDLVWTSGTFPEVHARFEAVADHPEDDAMRARVDQHLSLVRDLETATVAILPPGVTLSSIGSRVRQTSMGTLICSRLRDALEADGAIFNGGGIRGARKHRGRLTYGDLQGELPFDNEVVVAPLPGAVLRDAIATSRAHAPVESGGFLQVDDRMIVDARHQLVQVAGAPFDPARIYRIALVRSFFDGMDEIEPLVRFAAAHPDEIPTATTGREVKAALVSAFCTTLWAQLGGFDAIDRDDDGAVTRDEVAGAIGRAVGAPSESAARVVIDALDRDDDGRLTPDETGDER, from the coding sequence ATGACGCTGCGCGCGCGACTGCGGATCGTCGCGGTCAACGACGTCTACTCGCTCGACCACCTGCCGCGGCTCGTGAGCCTCGTGCGCCACCACGCGACGCACGATCCCGCGGACCGGATGCTCGTGGTCGTCGCCGGCGACTTCGTCGCGCCGAGCGTGCTCTCGAGCCTCGACTCGGGGCGCGGCATGGTCGACTGCCTGCGCCACGTGCCGATCACCCACGCGATCCTCGGCAACCACGAGGACGACATCGAGGTCGATCAGCTCCGCGCGCGCTTGCACGAGCTGCGCGCGACCGTGCTGCTGAGCAACGTGCACGGCCTCGACGAGTCGTTCCCGAAGACCGAGGTGCTCGACGTCGCGGGCGTGCGCGTCGGGCTCGTCGGCGTCACGAGCGGAGAGCCGTCGCTCTATCGACGTCCGCCCTTCGGCGGCGCGCGCGTGGACCCCGCGAACGAGACCGCGCGACGCCTCGCCGACGAGCTGCTCGCGAGCGGCTGCGCGTGCGTGCTGCCGATCACCCATCAACGCGCCGACCAGGATCGCGCGCTCGCGCGCACCACGCCGCCCTTCCCCGTGATCCTCGGCGGGCACGAGCACGACGGCTTGCTCGAGCGGATCGGCGCGACGTGGCTCGCGAAGGCTCCGTCCGACGCGGTGCGCGCGACCGTGATCGATCTCGTGTGGACGAGCGGCACGTTCCCCGAGGTGCACGCTCGCTTCGAGGCGGTCGCGGACCATCCCGAGGACGACGCGATGCGCGCGCGCGTCGACCAGCACCTCTCGCTCGTGCGCGATCTCGAGACCGCCACGGTCGCGATCCTCCCGCCCGGCGTGACGCTCTCGTCGATCGGCTCGCGCGTGCGGCAGACCTCGATGGGCACGCTGATCTGCTCGCGCCTGCGCGACGCGCTCGAGGCGGACGGCGCGATCTTCAACGGCGGCGGGATCCGCGGCGCGCGCAAGCACCGAGGACGGCTCACCTACGGCGACCTGCAGGGCGAGCTCCCGTTCGACAACGAGGTCGTCGTGGCGCCGCTGCCGGGCGCGGTGCTGCGCGACGCGATCGCGACGTCGCGCGCGCATGCGCCGGTCGAGTCCGGAGGGTTCCTCCAGGTCGACGATCGGATGATCGTCGACGCGCGACACCAGCTCGTGCAGGTCGCCGGCGCGCCGTTCGATCCCGCGCGCATCTATCGCATCGCGCTGGTGCGGAGCTTCTTCGACGGCATGGACGAGATCGAGCCGCTCGTGCGGTTCGCCGCCGCCCACCCCGACGAGATCCCGACCGCGACCACCGGGCGCGAGGTGAAGGCCGCGCTCGTCAGCGCGTTCTGCACGACGCTCTGGGCGCAGCTCGGCGGCTTCGACGCGATCGATCGCGACGACGACGGAGCCGTCACGCGCGACGAGGTCGCCGGCGCGATCGGTCGCGCCGTCGGAGCGCCGTCGGAGAGCGCGGCGCGCGTGGTGATCGACGCGCTCGATCGCGACGACGACGGCCGGCTCACGCCCGACGAGACCGGCGACGAGCGCTGA
- a CDS encoding peptidylprolyl isomerase has translation MRAFLALSCLLALACSSPAAEPAPPPPAPTEAPPPAVVAPDTRATPDEASAAEACARVIVVAWSGAAHAPASITRTQDEARARAEQLRTRLVAGSDDLATLARTESDAASSGPRGGLLGTYTREDWPAAHEPIRDAVWALRTGAISDVLEAPYGYVVAQRCAVEHVHTRHVLVRYAGARNAGPEITRTRGEAEARARELLARAQAPGADFAAIAREESEDASAERGGDLGVTGRGRLAQAFEDAAYALDENAIAGPIETEFGFHVIQRLPE, from the coding sequence ATGCGCGCGTTCCTCGCTCTCTCGTGCCTGCTCGCTCTCGCGTGCTCCTCGCCCGCCGCGGAGCCCGCACCGCCGCCGCCTGCCCCGACCGAGGCGCCGCCGCCCGCGGTGGTCGCGCCGGACACGCGCGCGACGCCCGACGAGGCGAGCGCGGCGGAGGCGTGCGCGCGCGTGATCGTCGTCGCGTGGTCGGGCGCGGCGCACGCACCGGCATCGATCACGCGCACCCAGGACGAAGCGCGTGCTCGCGCGGAGCAGCTGCGCACGCGCCTCGTCGCGGGCAGCGACGATCTCGCCACGCTCGCGCGCACCGAGAGCGACGCGGCGTCGAGCGGACCGCGCGGAGGCCTGCTCGGCACCTACACGCGCGAGGACTGGCCCGCGGCGCACGAGCCGATCCGCGATGCGGTCTGGGCGCTGCGCACCGGCGCGATCAGCGACGTGCTCGAGGCGCCCTACGGCTACGTCGTCGCGCAGCGCTGCGCGGTGGAGCACGTGCACACGCGGCACGTGCTGGTGCGCTACGCGGGCGCGCGCAACGCGGGCCCGGAGATCACGCGCACCCGCGGCGAGGCCGAAGCGAGGGCGCGCGAGCTGCTCGCGCGCGCGCAGGCGCCGGGCGCCGACTTCGCGGCGATCGCGCGCGAGGAGAGCGAGGACGCGAGCGCCGAGCGCGGCGGGGATCTCGGGGTGACCGGCCGCGGCCGCCTCGCGCAGGCGTTCGAGGATGCCGCGTACGCGCTCGACGAGAACGCGATCGCGGGGCCGATCGAGACCGAGTTCGGCTTCCACGTGATCCAGCGCCTGCCCGAGTGA
- a CDS encoding glycogen synthase, which produces MDILVVTAEIAPYSRATSAGETAAALPKALRGLGHKVTVLSPLWASIDPASKHLARRLVKIEVELEGQKRALPLFEGRSSGGVDLAFLAEETLFPRNASATDTGPETAARWGAFARATIELMKRRDALPEVVHCIGWQTAILPVLMREDPALAAIPTVLTVHDLGAHGRYDRAQLATFGVPEKWWRIDGVEFYGKLSPLKAGIQTASRITTPSPTSAREATESAGGLEGALSARGKALAGILEGVDVSVWNAATDPWLEARFDAMDVAGSPTEKGKSAYGKQRCKSAMQKELGLPVRGDVALVSAIGVATAGSGFDVLADVGTKLLRNDVQIVVVTEPGSDPAIVSRFVALAQRWSDRIAVRHDADQGMVHRALGASDLVIVPSPSAGPNAAAPTESMGGARAMHAHRYGALPIARRTGGVADAVVDCDPRLSSGSGFLWDEDSGDAMLAAIQRGIAAFTQPATFRALQHRVMTIDHSWDRSARLYERLYRSARGQGTREEPGSTASEART; this is translated from the coding sequence ATGGACATCCTCGTCGTCACCGCCGAGATCGCGCCCTACAGCCGCGCCACGAGCGCCGGCGAGACCGCGGCGGCGCTGCCCAAGGCGCTGCGCGGCCTCGGTCACAAGGTCACGGTGCTCTCGCCGCTGTGGGCGTCGATCGATCCCGCGTCGAAGCACCTCGCGCGAAGGCTCGTGAAGATCGAGGTCGAGCTCGAAGGTCAGAAGCGCGCGCTCCCGCTCTTCGAGGGGCGCAGCTCGGGCGGCGTCGATCTCGCGTTCCTCGCCGAAGAGACGCTCTTCCCGCGCAACGCGAGCGCGACCGACACCGGGCCCGAGACCGCGGCGCGCTGGGGCGCGTTCGCGCGCGCGACGATCGAGCTGATGAAGCGCCGCGACGCGCTGCCCGAGGTCGTGCACTGCATCGGCTGGCAGACCGCGATCCTCCCGGTGCTGATGCGCGAAGACCCCGCGCTCGCCGCGATCCCGACGGTGCTCACGGTGCACGACCTGGGCGCGCACGGCCGCTACGATCGCGCGCAGCTCGCGACGTTCGGCGTGCCCGAGAAGTGGTGGCGCATCGACGGCGTCGAGTTCTACGGGAAGCTCTCGCCGCTCAAGGCCGGCATCCAGACCGCGTCGCGCATCACCACGCCGTCGCCGACCTCGGCGCGCGAGGCGACGGAGAGCGCGGGCGGGCTCGAGGGCGCGCTGAGCGCGCGCGGCAAGGCGCTCGCCGGGATCCTCGAGGGCGTCGACGTCTCGGTGTGGAACGCGGCGACCGATCCCTGGCTCGAGGCGCGCTTCGACGCGATGGACGTCGCGGGGTCGCCCACCGAGAAGGGCAAGAGCGCGTACGGCAAGCAGCGCTGCAAGAGCGCGATGCAGAAGGAGCTCGGCCTCCCGGTGCGCGGCGACGTCGCGCTCGTCTCGGCGATCGGCGTGGCGACGGCGGGCAGCGGCTTCGACGTGCTCGCGGACGTCGGGACGAAGCTGCTCCGCAACGACGTGCAGATCGTCGTCGTGACCGAGCCCGGGAGCGATCCCGCGATCGTCTCGCGCTTCGTGGCGCTCGCGCAGCGCTGGTCGGATCGCATCGCGGTGCGGCACGACGCGGATCAGGGGATGGTCCACCGCGCGCTCGGCGCGAGCGATCTCGTCATCGTGCCGAGCCCCAGCGCCGGGCCGAACGCGGCCGCGCCCACCGAGAGCATGGGCGGCGCGCGCGCGATGCACGCGCATCGCTACGGCGCGCTCCCGATCGCGCGGCGCACCGGCGGCGTCGCGGACGCGGTCGTCGACTGCGATCCGCGTCTCAGCTCCGGCAGCGGCTTCCTCTGGGACGAGGACAGCGGTGACGCGATGCTCGCGGCGATCCAGCGCGGCATCGCGGCGTTCACCCAGCCCGCGACGTTCCGCGCGCTCCAGCACCGCGTGATGACGATCGATCACTCGTGGGATCGCAGCGCGCGTCTCTACGAGCGGCTCTACCGCTCGGCGCGCGGTCAGGGCACGCGCGAGGAGCCGGGCAGCACCGCGTCCGAGGCGCGCACGTAG
- the tsaB gene encoding tRNA (adenosine(37)-N6)-threonylcarbamoyltransferase complex dimerization subunit type 1 TsaB, with protein sequence MRTLAIDTSGDLGVVAITDGGEVRVEMHTRVRSRHGETLLPTIERALALAELDVAAIDLLAVGLGPGSFTGVRIGVSTVKGLALARGTPVVGVRTTRVIARGLFGALRVPVIDAHKGEVFVAVYEADARGALTTRLDETHGPPEVAARAIRDAIGDVLADSRTPVLAGGGLAVYGDRVSAVLGPLITAPRALDVPRGALLALEAEEALAARGPDDLASLEPLYVRASDAVLPGSSRVP encoded by the coding sequence ATGCGGACGCTCGCGATCGACACTTCGGGCGACCTCGGCGTCGTCGCGATCACCGACGGCGGAGAGGTGCGCGTCGAGATGCACACGCGCGTCCGCTCGCGGCACGGCGAGACGCTGCTGCCGACGATCGAGCGCGCGCTCGCGCTCGCGGAGCTCGACGTCGCGGCGATCGATCTGCTCGCGGTCGGGCTCGGGCCGGGATCGTTCACCGGGGTGCGCATCGGGGTCTCGACGGTGAAGGGGCTCGCGCTCGCGCGCGGCACGCCGGTGGTCGGGGTGCGCACCACGCGGGTGATCGCGCGCGGGCTCTTCGGCGCGCTGCGGGTGCCGGTGATCGACGCGCACAAGGGCGAGGTGTTCGTCGCGGTCTACGAAGCCGACGCGCGCGGTGCGCTGACGACGCGCCTCGACGAGACCCACGGCCCGCCGGAGGTCGCGGCGCGCGCGATCCGCGACGCGATCGGCGACGTGCTGGCCGATTCGCGCACGCCGGTGCTCGCGGGCGGTGGGCTCGCGGTGTACGGCGATCGCGTGAGCGCGGTGCTCGGACCGCTGATCACCGCGCCGCGCGCCCTCGACGTGCCGCGCGGCGCGCTGCTCGCGCTCGAGGCCGAAGAGGCGCTCGCGGCGCGCGGGCCCGACGACCTCGCGTCGCTCGAGCCGCTCTACGTGCGCGCCTCGGACGCGGTGCTGCCCGGCTCCTCGCGCGTGCCCTGA
- a CDS encoding tRNA-(ms[2]io[6]A)-hydroxylase: MLGLLAPTDREWLLAVEGDLDRLLSDHAHCELKAAHSALSLVGRHGGEMPEMVAPLVALAHEETEHFREVEEKLRARGRTLGMPATDGYVVALRKVAREDADEVPALLDRLLISALIEARSCERFKLLAEGLGDGTMRLFYRDLMASEATHYRLFARLAEQRFGESDARARLRTLAEREARLATSLPLGPTVHG; this comes from the coding sequence ATGCTGGGCCTGCTCGCACCCACCGACCGCGAATGGCTGCTCGCGGTCGAGGGAGACCTCGATCGCCTGCTCTCCGATCACGCGCACTGCGAGCTCAAGGCTGCTCACTCCGCGCTCTCGCTGGTCGGTCGCCACGGCGGCGAGATGCCCGAGATGGTCGCGCCGCTCGTCGCGCTCGCGCACGAGGAGACCGAGCACTTCCGCGAGGTCGAGGAGAAGCTCCGCGCGCGCGGCCGCACGCTCGGCATGCCCGCGACCGACGGCTACGTCGTCGCGCTGCGCAAGGTCGCGCGCGAGGACGCCGACGAGGTCCCCGCGCTCCTCGATCGACTGCTCATCTCCGCGCTGATCGAGGCGCGCTCGTGCGAGCGCTTCAAGCTGCTCGCGGAGGGCCTCGGCGACGGCACGATGCGCCTCTTCTACCGCGACCTCATGGCGTCCGAGGCGACGCACTACCGGCTCTTCGCGCGCCTCGCGGAGCAGCGCTTCGGCGAGTCCGACGCGCGCGCGCGCCTTCGCACCCTGGCCGAGCGCGAGGCACGCCTCGCCACCTCGCTCCCGCTCGGGCCCACGGTGCACGGATGA
- the lepB gene encoding signal peptidase I, with protein sequence MSEDPTKPTKPADLRNELGEIGVPRDPTAEATAKAAAAIRESDEERWRRTKSNMKTIGGAVLLAFFIRIVLFEAFEIDGPSMEPTLLNGDRVVVAKFPYGLFLPFTSDAVVSWGMPNPGDVVIVKSPYDDIDIVKRVIGVPGDRIEIREDVVWRNGEPIHRRVLGPCLEEESSEDPTDCEWIEEGTNGELWRTSHSMLSVPESMSPVVVPPGHIFVLGDHRDRSNDSRNPRVGMIPISRVKGRALAIYWSNETHIRWDRIFSAIQ encoded by the coding sequence ATGAGCGAGGACCCCACGAAGCCGACGAAGCCCGCGGACCTGCGAAACGAGCTCGGCGAGATCGGCGTCCCGCGCGACCCCACCGCCGAGGCCACCGCGAAGGCGGCCGCGGCCATCCGCGAGAGCGACGAGGAGCGCTGGCGCCGCACGAAGTCGAACATGAAGACGATCGGCGGCGCGGTGCTGCTCGCGTTCTTCATCCGCATCGTCCTCTTCGAGGCGTTCGAGATCGACGGGCCCTCGATGGAGCCCACGCTGCTCAACGGCGATCGCGTCGTCGTGGCGAAGTTCCCCTACGGGCTGTTCCTGCCGTTCACGAGCGACGCCGTCGTGAGCTGGGGCATGCCGAACCCCGGCGACGTCGTGATCGTGAAGAGCCCGTACGACGACATCGACATCGTCAAGCGCGTGATCGGCGTGCCCGGCGATCGCATCGAGATCCGCGAGGACGTCGTGTGGCGCAACGGCGAGCCCATCCATCGCCGCGTGCTCGGGCCCTGCCTCGAGGAAGAGAGCAGCGAAGATCCGACCGACTGCGAGTGGATCGAGGAGGGCACGAACGGCGAGCTGTGGCGCACCAGCCACTCGATGCTGAGCGTGCCCGAGAGCATGTCCCCGGTCGTCGTGCCACCGGGCCACATCTTCGTGCTCGGTGATCACCGCGATCGCAGCAACGACAGCCGCAACCCGCGCGTCGGCATGATCCCGATCTCGCGCGTGAAGGGCCGCGCGCTCGCGATCTACTGGTCGAACGAGACCCACATTCGCTGGGATCGGATCTTCAGCGCGATCCAGTGA
- a CDS encoding DUF4833 domain-containing protein, which produces MTAPRASLLVALALLVIVSMARADPRIGAFDLPTLFYIAKSDDRNRVDYGVRLDEQCSPASRAPIYAYWRRFEPGQEPLADLSMLDHRGYGIAHQSVRVSEPNGSWIELRLQAFPQRRLLALVQLAGDRCVGAVHADIDGREAVLDHVFVHLDGPMQVREIELRGEERATGRPLVERLRP; this is translated from the coding sequence GTGACCGCTCCTCGCGCATCCCTGCTCGTCGCGCTCGCGCTGCTCGTGATCGTGTCGATGGCGCGCGCCGATCCGCGCATCGGGGCGTTCGACCTCCCGACGCTCTTCTACATCGCGAAGTCGGACGACCGGAACCGCGTCGACTACGGCGTGAGGCTCGACGAGCAGTGCTCGCCCGCGTCGCGCGCGCCGATCTACGCGTACTGGCGTCGCTTCGAGCCCGGGCAGGAGCCGCTCGCCGATCTCTCGATGCTCGATCATCGCGGCTATGGCATCGCGCACCAGTCCGTGCGCGTCAGCGAGCCCAACGGGAGCTGGATCGAGCTGCGCCTGCAGGCGTTCCCGCAGCGACGCCTGCTCGCGCTCGTGCAGCTCGCCGGCGACCGCTGCGTGGGCGCGGTGCACGCGGACATCGACGGTCGGGAGGCGGTGCTCGATCACGTGTTCGTGCACCTCGACGGACCGATGCAGGTCCGCGAGATCGAGCTGCGCGGCGAGGAGCGCGCGACCGGTCGTCCGCTCGTCGAGCGGCTGCGCCCCTGA
- a CDS encoding B12-binding domain-containing radical SAM protein → MKQSSHASSLRAVIRERLAAEIGTLSSHAAERVALVYPSPYHTGMSSLGFQQIYREIHASGRSAERAFLPDDVSAWQRARLPLLTYENERPVSDFPVVAMSVAYEIELAGVVQCLELAGMPPLAEERGPRHPIVLCGGPLTFSNPLPLAPYADAILMGECDETIHQALDVIFGAGGSKHEILAALAREIDSCFVPSIHGDEMPHVAKADLEKLPAYAAIRTPNTELRDMFLMEAERGCSRGCAYCVMRRSTNGGMRIVPMEKILGLVPADARRVGLVGAAVSDHPKIADIVETLAGQGRQVGLSSLRPDRLNDRFVAALKSAGYRTLTTASDGASQRLRDQVQRKAQERHLLRAAELTRAHGLERLKLYMMVGLPGEEAQDIDELIVFATELSKIAPLSLGIAPFVSKRNTPMDGLPFAGIKPVEERLEQLRRGTKGRVDVRATSARWAWIEWVLAQGGRAEGRAVMDAVHAGGRFADWKRAFEALPAARPRRALAVVA, encoded by the coding sequence ATGAAGCAGTCCTCCCACGCGAGCTCGCTGCGCGCGGTGATCCGAGAGCGGCTCGCCGCGGAGATCGGCACGCTCTCGAGCCACGCCGCCGAGCGCGTCGCGCTGGTGTACCCGAGCCCCTACCACACCGGCATGAGCTCGCTGGGGTTCCAGCAGATCTACCGCGAGATCCACGCGAGCGGCCGGTCCGCGGAGCGCGCGTTCCTCCCCGACGACGTGAGCGCGTGGCAGCGCGCGCGCCTGCCGCTGCTCACCTACGAGAACGAGCGCCCGGTCTCCGACTTCCCGGTCGTCGCGATGAGCGTCGCGTACGAGATCGAGCTCGCCGGGGTCGTGCAGTGCCTCGAGCTCGCGGGGATGCCGCCGCTCGCCGAGGAGCGCGGTCCGCGTCATCCGATCGTGCTGTGCGGCGGGCCGCTCACGTTCTCGAACCCGCTGCCGCTCGCGCCGTACGCCGACGCGATCCTGATGGGCGAGTGCGACGAGACGATCCACCAGGCGCTCGACGTGATCTTCGGCGCGGGCGGATCGAAGCACGAGATCCTCGCCGCGCTCGCGCGCGAGATCGACTCGTGCTTCGTGCCCTCGATCCACGGCGACGAGATGCCGCACGTCGCGAAGGCGGACCTCGAGAAGCTCCCCGCGTACGCCGCGATCCGCACGCCGAACACCGAGCTGCGCGACATGTTCTTGATGGAGGCCGAGCGCGGCTGCTCGCGCGGCTGCGCGTACTGCGTGATGCGCCGCAGCACGAACGGCGGCATGCGCATCGTGCCGATGGAGAAGATCCTCGGGCTCGTCCCCGCCGACGCGCGGCGCGTCGGTCTCGTCGGCGCGGCGGTCAGCGATCACCCGAAGATCGCGGACATCGTCGAGACGCTCGCAGGGCAGGGCCGCCAGGTCGGGCTCTCGTCGCTGCGCCCCGATCGCCTCAACGATCGCTTCGTCGCCGCGCTGAAGAGCGCGGGCTATCGCACGCTGACCACCGCGAGCGACGGCGCGAGCCAGCGTCTTCGCGACCAGGTGCAGCGCAAGGCGCAGGAGCGACACCTGCTGCGCGCGGCGGAGCTCACGCGCGCCCACGGGCTCGAGCGGCTCAAGCTCTACATGATGGTCGGCCTGCCCGGCGAGGAAGCGCAGGACATCGACGAGCTGATCGTCTTCGCGACCGAGCTCTCGAAGATCGCGCCGCTCTCGCTCGGGATCGCGCCCTTCGTCAGCAAGCGCAACACGCCGATGGACGGGCTGCCCTTCGCGGGGATCAAGCCGGTCGAGGAGCGCCTCGAGCAGCTGCGCCGCGGCACGAAGGGTCGCGTCGACGTGCGCGCGACCAGCGCGCGCTGGGCGTGGATCGAGTGGGTGCTCGCGCAGGGCGGTCGCGCCGAGGGTCGCGCGGTGATGGACGCCGTGCACGCGGGCGGGCGCTTCGCGGACTGGAAGCGCGCGTTCGAGGCGCTGCCGGCGGCGCGCCCGCGCCGCGCGCTCGCGGTCGTCGCCTGA
- a CDS encoding metal-dependent hydrolase family protein: MSSEPRATLFSNVRVFDGRSTALSAPSHVLVRGHVIDAISTSPIAGAGDTKVIDGRGKTLTPGLVDAHWHATFATLSPEVLMTADPGFIHIVAAREAERTLMRGFTTVRDAGGPAFGLKRAIDTGVCAGPRIYPSGAFISQTSGHGDFRARHEVPRDCCAHLSYAERLGAAALADGVAEVLRASREQLMLGASQIKVMAGGGVSSPHDPIDVTQYTEDEMRAAVECAENWGTYVMVHAYTPRAVQQSIRAGVRCIEHGHLVDDETAAMMAARGVWWSMQTFLDDEDAHPLPTPEGRAKARRVFSGTDQAYLLAKKHGVKLAWGTDVLFDARLADRQGAQLAKLTRWFTTAQALRLATYDNAQLLALSGERNPYPGRLGVVEEGALADLLLVDGDPLADLGVFADPSSKLLVIMKDGELVKDVVSSQRASGT; this comes from the coding sequence TTGAGCTCCGAGCCGAGGGCAACGCTCTTCTCGAACGTTCGCGTCTTCGACGGGAGATCGACCGCGCTCTCCGCGCCTTCGCACGTGCTGGTGCGCGGCCACGTCATCGACGCGATCTCCACGTCGCCGATCGCCGGCGCCGGCGACACGAAGGTGATCGACGGCCGCGGCAAGACGCTGACGCCCGGCCTCGTCGACGCGCACTGGCACGCGACGTTCGCGACGCTCTCGCCCGAAGTGCTGATGACCGCCGATCCGGGGTTCATCCACATCGTCGCGGCGCGCGAGGCGGAGCGCACGCTGATGCGCGGGTTCACCACCGTGCGCGACGCGGGCGGCCCGGCGTTCGGGCTCAAGCGCGCGATCGACACCGGCGTGTGCGCCGGCCCACGCATCTATCCGAGCGGCGCGTTCATCTCGCAGACCTCGGGCCACGGAGACTTCCGCGCGCGCCACGAGGTGCCCCGCGACTGCTGCGCGCACCTCTCGTACGCGGAGCGGCTCGGCGCCGCGGCGCTCGCGGACGGAGTCGCCGAGGTGCTGCGCGCGTCGCGCGAGCAGCTGATGCTCGGCGCGTCGCAGATCAAGGTGATGGCGGGCGGCGGGGTCTCGTCGCCGCACGACCCGATCGACGTCACGCAGTACACCGAGGACGAGATGCGCGCGGCCGTCGAGTGCGCGGAGAACTGGGGCACCTACGTGATGGTGCACGCGTACACGCCGCGCGCGGTGCAGCAGTCGATCCGCGCCGGCGTGCGGTGCATCGAGCACGGCCACCTCGTCGACGACGAGACCGCCGCGATGATGGCGGCCCGCGGCGTCTGGTGGTCGATGCAGACCTTCCTCGACGACGAGGACGCGCATCCGCTGCCGACGCCCGAAGGGCGCGCGAAGGCGCGACGCGTGTTCTCCGGGACCGACCAGGCGTACTTGCTCGCGAAGAAGCACGGCGTGAAGCTCGCGTGGGGCACCGACGTGCTCTTCGACGCGAGGCTCGCGGATCGTCAGGGCGCGCAGCTCGCGAAGCTCACGCGCTGGTTCACGACGGCGCAGGCGCTCCGGCTCGCGACGTACGACAACGCGCAGCTGCTCGCGCTTTCGGGAGAGCGCAACCCGTACCCGGGTCGGCTCGGCGTCGTGGAAGAGGGCGCGCTCGCGGACCTGCTCCTGGTCGACGGCGATCCGCTCGCGGACCTCGGCGTCTTCGCGGACCCGAGCTCGAAGCTGCTCGTCATCATGAAGGACGGGGAGCTGGTGAAGGACGTCGTCTCGTCGCAGCGCGCGTCCGGCACGTGA
- a CDS encoding serine hydrolase domain-containing protein, translated as MRSHSPARSSFVLGVFTSLGLVVGCTSETPTFDTATVSRFESALASTQTSEGSAGTLMLVEDGAGRRWVGATGAADLEADTPATEDTLFRSASIAKTFTGALVLSLHEEGLLSIDDPISTYVPRVPRGDEITLRMLLQHTSGIVSYTRTPPYQEALASDRTRTFTADELIDMAIAEPADFPPGAAWNYSNTGYILLGVAVESVVGRSIADECTARFFVPLGMTDTRALSSGTPDALWSSYVPGGAAGPAAVVTPTSYAADGGYVTSLHDMAIWAREFLGGRLHRRETLALADVPAGGAVLEGVAQAYGYETGGYGMGYVVALDPALGDVRLGAGNTDGARTFVGYSTDADVGFVVAVNVGEGAAPLVETLSAARPLLAAVRETFGSR; from the coding sequence ATGCGCTCGCACTCGCCAGCTCGCTCTTCCTTCGTCCTCGGTGTCTTCACGTCGCTCGGTCTCGTCGTCGGATGCACCTCGGAGACGCCCACGTTCGACACCGCGACGGTGTCTCGCTTCGAGTCCGCGCTGGCCTCGACGCAAACGTCCGAGGGCTCCGCCGGCACGCTCATGCTCGTCGAGGACGGCGCGGGACGGCGCTGGGTCGGAGCCACCGGCGCGGCCGACCTGGAGGCCGACACGCCGGCGACCGAAGACACGCTCTTCCGCTCGGCGAGCATCGCGAAGACGTTCACGGGCGCGCTCGTGCTGTCGCTCCACGAAGAGGGCCTCCTCTCGATCGACGACCCGATCTCCACGTACGTGCCGAGGGTGCCGCGCGGCGACGAGATCACGCTGCGGATGCTGCTCCAGCACACCTCGGGGATCGTCAGCTACACGCGGACGCCGCCCTATCAAGAGGCGCTCGCGTCGGACCGGACGCGCACGTTCACGGCCGACGAGCTGATCGACATGGCGATCGCGGAGCCCGCGGACTTCCCGCCCGGCGCGGCGTGGAACTACTCGAACACCGGCTACATCCTGCTCGGCGTCGCGGTGGAGTCCGTCGTCGGCCGGTCGATCGCCGACGAGTGCACGGCGCGGTTCTTCGTGCCCCTCGGCATGACCGACACGCGCGCGCTCTCGAGCGGGACGCCCGACGCGCTCTGGAGCAGCTACGTGCCCGGCGGCGCGGCCGGGCCCGCGGCCGTCGTGACGCCGACGAGCTACGCCGCCGACGGCGGCTACGTCACGTCGCTCCACGACATGGCGATCTGGGCGCGTGAATTCCTCGGCGGGCGCCTCCATCGCCGCGAGACGCTCGCGCTCGCCGACGTGCCGGCGGGCGGCGCCGTGCTCGAGGGCGTCGCGCAGGCCTATGGCTACGAGACGGGCGGATACGGGATGGGATACGTGGTCGCGCTCGATCCTGCGCTCGGCGACGTCCGCCTGGGCGCTGGGAACACCGACGGTGCACGCACGTTCGTCGGCTATTCGACCGACGCCGACGTCGGCTTCGTCGTCGCCGTCAACGTCGGCGAGGGCGCGGCGCCGCTCGTCGAGACGCTCTCGGCCGCGCGCCCGCTGCTCGCGGCGGTGCGAGAGACGTTCGGCTCGCGCTGA